Below is a window of Rhipicephalus sanguineus isolate Rsan-2018 chromosome 9, BIME_Rsan_1.4, whole genome shotgun sequence DNA.
CCGGAACCGGGCCCGGCGGAAGCGGAAGGAACTTGGCCGTCGCGTTCCGGATCATGTAGTACAGGTCCGTCGGATCGCCGGCCTCCGAGAGCGGCGATCCGTGGTCGTAACTCGTTAACTGCGGTGGCGGCCGGTTGCCGTTGGCGAAGCCGTAGTTCGTGCCTCCGTGGAACATGTAGAAGTTGACCGAACCGTTGTACTTCGACATGATCTGCTCGAAGGTGTCGACGATGCTCCGCTTGTCTACCTCGTCGTGTATTAACGACCAGACATCCTGTGGGCGGAGAGGTTACATGCCAAAGAAAGTGAAACAGTAAGATGGTTTAGTCTAatgaattatactctgaaaaccctaGTGTCATTAATATGGTCACCATAGGGTTACTAAAAGATGAGAAAATCGTCAAAAGTATCGCTTTTAAATTCCCCGCCGACATCTACAATGGTCGCGTCACATATcccaaagtgtttttttttttttttgaggggggggggggcgtgttttGGCCTCATTGGCTCAACCAAATTTCTTGAAGCTTAGTCTGTTAAGTCTATGCCCCCTCAGGGGCCAAtgttcttcatttttactgattaagaactacgtaggccgaAGTATACGCcgtcaaaatccatgacgtcacggcaacTCGTGCGGgaactccaaggtggcgtcgccaaatgcattttctttttgcgcgttttctcgcttaccgagcgtATTCTCGCGGCAGGCGCGTTGTTatattggtattgtgaaagagtaatttactaatacaagaaaaattgtttttctttttagtgtccctttaattaccaGTGACACGCGTTCGTAGATTCTTTTCGCGCGCAATCGTGTGCTTTACGGTACGACAAAGTACTTGTGTTTCAGAATAGATTTTCGATACATTCAACTGCGATAGTGTTTTGTTGAATATATTAAGCCAGCAAACGTTCTTGCGCATCGTTTTTCATAGACGCAATCATTTCTTTCCGCATTTTGCTTACttttcgcgttctttttttttttcgctttccttCTTTTCTCCAGAATAATTCGTGTCCTGCCAATCTTACCGTGTAGCATATCGCTCGGATATTCGGATTGCAATATGAATAAATTAGGTAACTTTTCGCGCGAATCTGTTTCTCCCTTGCCGCATTCGGTTTAATCTTCACAATTCTTGAAGAAATAACTTTTTCTGAACTGCGACGTTCTTTGTCGAACTTCGACTCTAGTCCCGTTATATACAAATGAAATCGTGTGACTCTTTAACGACTCACTATCAGATGAAAGAACCGGGAACACGAAGACAGCAATCTCTCGAGTTTGGAGACCATACTCAGCGAGAAAGAACATGCATTATTCTTCACTGCATCAAGGGTTTTCGCTACTTGAATTAGGTGATTAGATAACGCTAGGCGTTCATTATTTTATTGTATTCTCTATTATATTTCATTTTCTAAACGATGCGACCTTCAGTCTTTTAAACGTTTTCACTCTCTAATTTACCCGAATATTTATCACGTAACAACTATTATCTAAGACCTGCCAAATTAACATTTACCGAAAACAAGCCGCctccctgcctcccccccccctcactactgcgcacgcctatgctgttgCTACGACTTTCGTGTTTATATCATTTTGCAATTCGCTGATTGCATCTAGTATGTTTACTGACTTTGGTTGTTCTTGTATTTGTGCCAACTCCTGCTGATAGCCCTGCAACTGTGCTGCATTACGTggcgataaataaataaataaataaataaataaataaataaataaataaataaactaaataaataaataaataaataaagccagttccacgcctgtgatATTAAACAGCGGAGCCGGCAAGCGagtgccaccacctggcgaacgcagactGAATTGTTTCTtcatgtttctttccttctttctttctttctccctctctctctctctctctttctttctttcttgattctttctttccttatttcattCTATACTGccatctctcctcctttccctcttcctaacctccacttctctttcccgccccttgctatgctgtactgtATAGGGTTATGCTATgacttaccctctcacctcctcctttgcCTCCTACTCACCCTAACATTAGTCCTTCTCACTTCCATTTCCAATCCCCTCGCTAAAGTATACAAGGCTATttcatgctttactctctcccctcctcctcctttccctccttatcTTCCCATcactcctcctcctcaccctgtcttccctttcccacccccatgCTATActtactatgcatggctatgctatgctagaagctgctcggcacatacccgctttctgcgaCGCACACCCGCCATGTTTCCTGTCTACGACACCGGCCTTGCACCGAGCTTGAACAGATCCGCTGCTAATACTCTACCTGCCTTCCACAGTAGTACTCTGTAACGACGAACGGCCCGTGTGGCTGGGCTTTCTTGACCTCGTCGTACGCGTGTTGCACCGTGCACTTTGTGGGGCCGAAGTCTGTGGTGACCAAGGTGTCGTCCACCTGGTCGCACTCGTACGCCTTGTCCCAAGGCGTGTCTGTGCGGAAGAGCACCACGTCGTTGCCCAGGTGCTGCTGCAGCTTGTCCACCAGGTGTCGCATGTAGGCCTTGTCGCAAGCGTCGTACAGGCCGTACTCGTTTTCCACCTGGTTTCGCAGAGAAGATAACACTTTTTATACCTGATTAGTCTGTGTTTATAATGGCTCACTTGGTATTCTTAAAAAGTACGCAAGTGTTGGTTAAGGGGAACTGTGGGGTGACGAAACTCGAAAAAAATACAGAGGTAGAATCGTTCACACAAAATCATCTATGTCTTAACGCTcctcctgattttttttcttcatgtagCGCTTTTGTGTCCCTGTAACGAAATGTGCCGTCTATGCAAAGTTTGTGATAGATATATTTGGCTTCTGCTATTAAAATAAAAGGCTACGGTATGTGATCATGAAGCACACCTAATGCAGGGGTTGGGACTCTCGATTAATTTTTGCCCCCTACGGTTTTCTAACGTGCACGTCAACGTTAGTGCACTTACACTGGCATTATTGCATTTCAGTCCCATCGATACGTGGCTATCGCCCGCGAGTCGAACCCACGGCCTCGTGCTTAGCCACGCAACGCTATAGCAGCTATGAAACACCTCGACAAGTGGCCTGTATGATTAAATAACGCAACTAACGACCGCTTATGTTCATAGAATCATAGCACCACGTCATAAATTGTTTGGTGTCACCTGAACGGTGATGATGGGCCCTCCGTTCTTGTACAAGTACGGCACCAGCATGGGCAGGAGGTGGTCGAACCAATGGTCCACCGCGTCCAAGTACGTCTTGTCCGAAGACCTGTACTTCATCCTCGGATTGATCCTCAGCAGCCAGTAGGGGAGCCCGCCGTTGTCTCGCTCGCCACAGATGTAAGGACCGGGCCTCAGGATGACGTACAAGTTGAGGTCCTTCGCCGTCTCCAAGAAGGTCAAGAGGTCGTAGTTTCCTTCGAAGTTGTACTGTCCCGGCTCCGGTTCGTGGCCGCTCCATTCGACGTAAGTCTGGATGGCGTTGAGACCGGCCATCTTCATCTTGGTAAGACGGTCGCTCCAGTAAGGCTTGGGGACTCTGAAGTAGTGGATGGAACCGGAAACGTACCGGAAAGGTTCGCCGTCCTTCAGGAAGCGGTCGTTCTCGTAGTCCACTACGAAGGAGCGGTTCAAGTTGACCGGCTCTGCGCGGGCTCGCGTCGCCAGGAGGCAGCATGCGGTCGCCGCCACGAGGATCAGCGCGCGCGACGCGAACATCGCGTCCATTATGTTCGTCCGCGTTATTTGATGGCTTACGAGGAATCTAGACAGCGACAATACACACCTCCAGATGATCGCTCGCTTTGCTTGGGCGTCTCGCATCTACGTGAGAACAAAAGGTTCGAGAAAGCGTCCGCACCCTTTTGCATTACGTACTTATCTCCTGGCTGATACGATTACGGACGTAGTTCTGGAAATCGTCCAATGTCCATTTCTGATTATgtgtctgtgtgcatgtgtatgtgtatgtatgtgcgtgcgtgcgtgtgtgtgtgcgtgcgtgcgtgtgtgtgtgtgtgtgtgtgtgtgtgtgtgtgtgtgtgtgtgtgtgtgtgtgtgtgtgtgtgtgtgtgtgtgtgtgttatcagTGTCGATTCAGCTCTTAATCTTTGTTCACAATCATGTGCCCTGTCTCTTGTGAAGTACAGTCCGCCTCGGAGGTACAGTTGTTACGGTGCTGGgctctgacccgaaggtcacggttcCGATCTCGGCCGTCACGGCCGTAtatcgatgggggtgaaatgctataataatataataattggggtttaacgtcccaaaaccacgctatgattatgagggacgccgtagtggagggctccggaaatttcgaccacctggggttcttaaacgtgcacctacatctaagtacccgggcctcaagcattttcgcctccatcgaaaatgcggatgccgcgactgggattcgatcccgcgggtgaaatgatagaggcctgtgtactgtgcgatgtcagtgcacgttaaagaacaccagatggtcgaaatttagaGAGCCCGCCACcacggcctgcctcataatcatatcgtggttttggcgcgcaaaaccccagatattatacaGTTTTAGCTGAGCGTCACCTACGCTCCACTCCGCACAGATATAACGGCCCGAGCCAGTGCAGAGAACtgcacagaattcgcgtttttgACAAGCGCGTCACCTTGGCTGCAAACCGATGGTGAAACCAGGTGCACACACCATCACGCTCCGCTCAGTTGACTTAACAGCGGAGTGAGATGTGCGTTCTTCGTTGCGCTGCTCGCATGATCGGTCTACCaacgttctgcgcacgcgcactacagttcgtCCACGCGTTTGTCTGTAAATCGCGTTTATTAGACAACTTTAGCTGAGCGTATACgttccgctccggtcagacctaCGTATGCTAGCGATTTACACACAAACGCGTAGAAAGGACTGTATCCTCAGTGCATCCTCAAGAAGCTATGACTTGTACCCACAATATtatcgctgcaaaaaaaaaaataatgcatcATGTTTCTTCATATTCTTTTTCCAAGGTCTGCAAGGGTATGCTTacgggattttaagaaaaatcgaAATGGgtcttttttaaaaaataatttttcaatGCGGTTCACTTTCGGCAAAATTGGAAGTTTGAGGCCAgttataaaaatatttatttGCGATACAGCAACAAAATATGACGAAAATATTTAGCACTTTATGCTGTCACAGAGCACCAAGTTTCGAAACTCTAGACGCATTggcttagaagaaaaaaaaattgtcaaatATAGCAACTtttataaaatgtcgcatatttagacatttttcaaaaatagtttcaTTTTGGCTACAAGCTTCAGACAATGCTACATACTCTTCATTACGCATACGTTTTATACAAAAAACTGTATTCATTTCAACGACTACATTTGTGTCATTATgtcgtcgtgaactttcgagaacgacagatGATGAAATTGGTCCCTCTGTATTGAGGACGTTCGACATTTTTTTCGTCGTAAATtatgcaactaaaaaaaaaaacgaagttcaCCTTCGGGATACTGGGTGGTATGCGCACAAAATATAAAACACTCAATCTAATCTAAGATATCACTTTTCGgacccgtgtcgatctctcgtggaatcaccgataagggaacctgtgagttttttatcATCAATCCAGCGATTACATGAGACATGCACAGGGAACCGCCGGAGTTCTTTCgggcttattattattattattattattattattattattattattattattattattattattattattattattattattattaaagtctcccgcctctgtagctagtaacggtcgacaggttaaggcagttggcacagctgatgctgtgtcgctagatgaagatttcATTTCAGAAAGCacctgaaaccatccttttcagctggcccagatggcatcccctctgccatactaaaagcctatggcagtatacttgtaccagtgttgactaccatatttaataagtgtctgcatgcttcaacttttcctagcatgtggaaaactgctcgtgttttcccagtatttaagtctggctgtaaaagtgacgtctcgaacaaCCGCCCTATttccatagctcggcacactcactcatgagtgcactcactcacactcactcacactcatttgaacgttgtgagtgtgagtatgagtgagtactcatgagtgtgagtggacgtgagtgtgagtatgagtgagtactcatgagtgtgagtggacgtgagtgtgaacgtgagtgagcactcatgagtgtgagtggtcgtgagtgtgaacgtgagtgagcactcatgagtgtgagtggacgtgagtgtgaacgtgagtgagcactcatgagtgtgagtattcgtgagtatgaacgtgagtgagcactcatgagtgtgagtagtcgtgagtgtgaacgtgagtgagcactcatgagtgtgagtattcgtgagtatgaacgtgagtgagcactcatgagtgtgagtagtcgtgagtgtgaacgtgagtgagcactcatgagtgtaagtggacgtgagtgtgaacgtgagtgagcactcatgagtgtgagtagtcgtgagtgtgaacgtgagtgagtgctcatgagtgtgaatggacgtgagtgtgaacgtgagtgagcactcatgagggtgagtaggcgtgagtgtgaacgtgagtgaatacTCATGAGTgggagtagatgtgagtatgaacgtgagtgagggctcatgagtgtgagtggacgtgagtgtgaacgtgagtgagcactcatgaaggtgagcaggcgtgagtgtgaacgtgagtgagtactcatgagtgtgagtagatgtgagtagatgtgagtatgaacgtgagggagtgctgatgagtgtgagtggacgtgagtgtgaacgtgagtgagtactcatgagtgtgagtagatgtgagtatgaacgtgagggagtgctgatgagtgtgagtggacgtgagtgtgaacgtgagtgagtacacatgagtgtgagtagatgtgagtatgaacgtgagtgagtgctcatgagtgtgagtggacgtgagtgagtactcatgagtgtgagtaggaatgagtatgaacgtgagtgagtgctcatgagtgtgagtggacgtgaatgtgagtaggaatgagtatgaacgtgagtgagtgctcatgagtgcgagtggacgtgagtgtgaacgtcagtgagcactcatgagggtgagtaggcgtgagtatgaacgtgtgtgagtgctcatgagtgtgagtagtcgtgagattgaacgtgagtgagcactcatgagggtactattagtgtgagtaactgagtacactctaagaaaaagaagagtcaaaagagggtcacggccgcgtgactctcttcgggtgtccatttgatcccttttggaaggtagatgagagaaagagagcatttgggctggagtcacgggactctcctaaagcgcgtttcgattggcttc
It encodes the following:
- the LOC119404475 gene encoding beta-galactosidase, which encodes MDAMFASRALILVAATACCLLATRARAEPVNLNRSFVVDYENDRFLKDGEPFRYVSGSIHYFRVPKPYWSDRLTKMKMAGLNAIQTYVEWSGHEPEPGQYNFEGNYDLLTFLETAKDLNLYVILRPGPYICGERDNGGLPYWLLRINPRMKYRSSDKTYLDAVDHWFDHLLPMLVPYLYKNGGPIITVQVENEYGLYDACDKAYMRHLVDKLQQHLGNDVVLFRTDTPWDKAYECDQVDDTLVTTDFGPTKCTVQHAYDEVKKAQPHGPFVVTEYYCGRQDVWSLIHDEVDKRSIVDTFEQIMSKYNGSVNFYMFHGGTNYGFANGNRPPPQLTSYDHGSPLSEAGDPTDLYYMIRNATAKFLPLPPGPVPVPARKMNLGSVPLTLSATLTEVMDWFRKRGYLKTARAEHPLTFEELGQAYGYVVYNATVSFRPKSPSVLTVAGIKDRGYVMTRVTRSVLSWDEKVFSVPVVTSEGEALTILVENQGRQNYGEANHDPKGITSEVTLGRTVMTNWTMEGVPLVRDEDIDHLGSFLSKHGHATGKGTHNQPPTFFYGTFALPQGQDPLDTYFDPTGWGKGVVLVNGFNLGRYWPSIGPQVTLYVPGSILRPYPQENTVIVFETELVPLDLPTVQFVDTPNIDGPIPDAAFERR